The following are encoded together in the Bradyrhizobium genosp. L genome:
- a CDS encoding DUF1489 family protein, whose product MPLHLIKLAVGCESVKDLKGWVAERMATAKKKGLPLRHVHITRMTPKREEELLAGGSLYWVIKGEIAAREKIVAIEPFRDKDGIGRCRLVMQPKVIAVSPRPMRPFQGWRYLTADSAPADLTRSSAASVASMPEPMRRELRDLGLL is encoded by the coding sequence ATGCCGCTCCATCTCATCAAGCTTGCCGTCGGTTGCGAGTCCGTCAAGGACCTCAAGGGCTGGGTTGCCGAACGGATGGCGACCGCGAAGAAAAAGGGCCTGCCACTCCGTCACGTCCATATCACCCGAATGACGCCCAAGCGCGAGGAGGAGCTGCTCGCCGGCGGCTCGCTGTATTGGGTGATCAAGGGCGAGATCGCCGCGCGCGAGAAGATCGTCGCCATCGAGCCGTTCCGCGACAAGGACGGCATCGGCCGCTGCCGCCTCGTGATGCAGCCTAAGGTGATCGCGGTCTCGCCGCGACCGATGCGGCCGTTCCAGGGCTGGCGTTATCTGACCGCGGATTCGGCGCCCGCTGACCTCACCAGATCGAGCGCAGCCAGCGTGGCCTCGATGCCTGAACCGATGCGCCGGGAATTGCGCGATCTGGGCCTGCTGTAG
- a CDS encoding YidB family protein: MGILDSLENSPELKGMLGQLGAAVLPAVLGEVLGNGGQGGLSAIVAKLEQAGFGTQVKSWLGNGQNLPITAQQLQEVLGSDTVKQLAARYNIPIDQLSQVLAQQLPTAVDNASPDGKLPHTA, translated from the coding sequence ATGGGCATTCTCGACTCCTTGGAAAACTCGCCTGAGCTGAAGGGGATGCTCGGCCAGCTCGGCGCGGCGGTGCTTCCCGCGGTGCTGGGCGAAGTGCTCGGCAATGGCGGGCAGGGCGGCTTGTCGGCGATCGTCGCCAAGCTCGAGCAGGCCGGCTTCGGCACGCAGGTCAAATCCTGGCTCGGCAACGGCCAGAACCTGCCGATCACGGCCCAGCAGCTGCAGGAGGTGCTCGGCAGCGACACGGTCAAGCAGCTGGCGGCACGGTACAATATTCCGATCGACCAGCTTTCGCAGGTGCTCGCCCAGCAGCTCCCGACCGCGGTCGACAATGCGAGTCCGGACGGCAAGCTGCCGCACACGGCCTGA
- a CDS encoding glutathione S-transferase family protein translates to MLKLVIGNKNYSSWSMRPWLALRANEIPFEEIFIPLYTDQADKDRILSFSKAGKVPTLIDGDVTVWDSLAIIEYLAERFPDAKLWPADRAARAHARAISAEMHSGFVALRNECGMNLHRPIRAVALSDDARANVARVQEIWADCHARYGKQGPFLFGAFSGADAMYAPVVHRFRTYAISVEGAARHYYDAMLALPAFQQWTRDGLAEALLIDRFEHV, encoded by the coding sequence ATGCTCAAGCTCGTGATCGGCAACAAGAACTATTCGTCATGGTCGATGCGGCCGTGGCTCGCGCTGCGCGCCAACGAGATCCCGTTCGAGGAGATCTTCATTCCGCTGTACACCGATCAGGCCGACAAGGACCGCATCCTGTCCTTCAGCAAGGCCGGCAAGGTGCCGACCTTGATCGACGGCGACGTCACGGTGTGGGATTCGCTTGCGATCATCGAATATCTCGCCGAACGATTCCCCGACGCAAAACTGTGGCCGGCCGATCGCGCCGCGCGCGCCCACGCCCGCGCGATCTCGGCGGAGATGCATTCCGGCTTCGTGGCGCTGCGCAACGAATGCGGCATGAACCTGCACCGGCCGATCCGCGCGGTGGCGCTGTCGGACGATGCGCGGGCCAATGTCGCGCGGGTCCAGGAGATCTGGGCCGATTGCCACGCCCGCTACGGCAAGCAGGGGCCGTTCCTGTTCGGCGCCTTCTCCGGGGCGGACGCGATGTATGCGCCGGTGGTGCATCGCTTCCGCACCTATGCGATCTCGGTCGAGGGCGCGGCGCGGCACTATTACGATGCGATGCTGGCGCTGCCGGCGTTCCAGCAGTGGACCCGCGATGGCCTCGCCGAGGCGCTGCTGATCGACCGATTCGAGCACGTCTGA
- a CDS encoding DUF599 domain-containing protein produces the protein MTGYWVDITAVSFFVIEWSVYAITLERTAYGRDSLSARMHAYRETWVRNLLNREARMVDMQIMASLQNGTAFFASTSLIAIGGALALLRATSDAQSVLGALPINLSPSPALWEIKCLGLILIFIYTFFKFAWAYRLFNYVAILFGAMPPAPQRDTPEAEAHVIRTTRLFESAGQHFNRGQRAFFFALGYLGWFVSPWLLFITTAAVVIVIWRRQFASNAWQAMGS, from the coding sequence ATGACGGGCTACTGGGTCGACATCACGGCAGTCAGCTTCTTCGTCATCGAATGGTCGGTCTACGCCATCACGCTGGAGCGCACGGCTTACGGGCGCGACAGCCTGTCGGCGCGCATGCACGCCTATCGCGAGACCTGGGTGCGCAACCTGCTCAACCGCGAGGCGCGGATGGTCGACATGCAGATCATGGCCTCCTTGCAGAACGGCACCGCGTTCTTCGCCTCCACCAGCCTGATCGCGATCGGCGGCGCGCTGGCGCTGCTGCGCGCCACCAGCGACGCGCAGAGCGTGCTCGGCGCGTTGCCGATCAATCTCAGCCCCTCGCCGGCGCTGTGGGAGATCAAGTGCCTGGGGCTGATCCTGATCTTCATCTACACCTTCTTCAAATTCGCCTGGGCCTATCGCCTGTTCAACTACGTCGCGATCCTGTTCGGCGCGATGCCGCCGGCGCCCCAGCGCGACACGCCGGAAGCAGAAGCCCATGTGATCCGCACCACGCGGCTGTTCGAGAGCGCCGGCCAGCATTTCAACCGCGGCCAGCGCGCGTTCTTCTTCGCGCTCGGCTATCTCGGCTGGTTCGTCAGCCCCTGGCTGCTGTTCATCACGACCGCCGCAGTCGTGATCGTGATCTGGCGCCGGCAATTTGCCTCCAACGCCTGGCAGGCGATGGGGAGTTAG
- a CDS encoding aldo/keto reductase, producing MNMIEGNGAKIPAIGLGTWELRGRACARIVEQALRLGYRHIDTAQIYENEREVGDGLRASGVKRDDVFVTTKVWTTHFKPNDLERSAKESLARLRLTEVDLLLLHWPNPQVPLAETLGALAKVRQAGLARHIGVSNFTVALIEEAVAACPEPLACDQVEYHPYLDQAKVMEACACHGMALVAYSPIAKGRIRNDRALARIGDRYRKTAAQVCLRWLVQQNVSAIPRTSKLERLQENIDIFDFELSEADMREISAMGSPGGRLTNFGFAPKWD from the coding sequence ATGAACATGATCGAAGGCAACGGTGCCAAAATCCCCGCGATCGGGCTCGGCACCTGGGAATTGCGCGGACGGGCCTGCGCGCGCATCGTCGAGCAGGCGCTGCGGCTCGGTTATCGCCACATCGACACCGCGCAGATCTACGAGAACGAGCGCGAGGTCGGCGACGGGCTGCGCGCTTCCGGCGTCAAGCGTGACGATGTGTTCGTGACGACGAAAGTCTGGACCACGCATTTCAAGCCGAACGACCTCGAGCGTTCGGCCAAGGAGAGCCTGGCGCGGCTGCGGTTGACCGAGGTCGATTTGTTGCTGCTGCACTGGCCCAATCCGCAGGTGCCGCTCGCAGAGACGCTCGGCGCGCTGGCGAAGGTCAGGCAGGCCGGGCTGGCGCGCCATATCGGCGTCTCGAATTTCACCGTGGCGCTGATCGAGGAGGCGGTGGCGGCGTGCCCTGAGCCGCTCGCCTGCGACCAGGTCGAGTACCATCCCTATCTCGACCAGGCCAAGGTGATGGAGGCCTGCGCGTGCCATGGCATGGCGCTGGTCGCCTACAGTCCGATCGCCAAGGGGCGGATCAGGAATGACCGCGCGCTGGCGCGGATCGGCGACCGCTATCGCAAGACCGCCGCGCAAGTCTGCCTGCGCTGGCTGGTGCAGCAGAATGTGTCCGCGATCCCGCGCACCTCGAAGCTGGAGCGGCTGCAGGAGAACATCGACATCTTCGATTTCGAGCTGTCCGAGGCGGATATGCGCGAAATCAGCGCGATGGGCAGCCCGGGTGGCCGGCTGACCAATTTCGGCTTCGCGCCGAAATGGGATTGA
- a CDS encoding AraC family transcriptional regulator, whose amino-acid sequence MVDPLAEVVTLLQPSVRFAKAIVGAGPWQVRRSDAGQPFYCVVLEGGCRLVVDGHEPMTLRAGDFVLIPAAYDVAMSSLAPRSEQAPDTLPVALTTGEFRIGDQDGPIDLRMLGGHCSFGSPDAGLLVSLLPQLVHVPGEPRLATLVQFVRDEFLERRPAREVILARLIEVLLIEALRSAAGTAASPGLARALADERLAIAIRKMHETPTRQWTVAQLAKEATLSRSAFFERFRRAVGVAPMEYLLAWRMALAKNLLRRSEAGVAEIAERVGYGSASTFSVAFTRHVGRPPTQYAREQKPS is encoded by the coding sequence TTGGTCGATCCGCTTGCCGAGGTGGTCACGCTGCTGCAGCCCAGCGTCCGGTTCGCCAAGGCCATCGTCGGCGCCGGTCCGTGGCAAGTCCGCCGCTCGGATGCCGGACAGCCGTTCTATTGCGTGGTGCTCGAGGGAGGCTGCCGCCTCGTGGTCGACGGGCACGAGCCGATGACGCTTCGCGCGGGCGACTTCGTCCTGATCCCTGCGGCCTACGACGTTGCGATGTCGAGCCTCGCGCCGCGCTCGGAGCAGGCGCCCGATACGTTGCCGGTCGCGCTTACGACCGGGGAGTTCAGGATCGGCGATCAGGACGGTCCGATCGACCTGCGGATGCTGGGGGGCCATTGTAGCTTCGGCTCTCCCGACGCCGGCTTGCTGGTCTCGCTGCTTCCGCAACTCGTGCATGTCCCTGGCGAACCGCGGCTCGCCACGCTCGTGCAGTTCGTGCGCGACGAATTCCTCGAAAGGCGGCCGGCGCGCGAGGTCATCCTGGCCCGTCTGATCGAGGTGCTGCTGATCGAAGCGCTGCGCTCCGCGGCGGGCACGGCGGCGTCTCCAGGCCTTGCGCGTGCGCTTGCCGATGAACGCCTTGCGATCGCGATCCGCAAGATGCACGAGACGCCGACCCGGCAATGGACCGTGGCGCAGCTTGCGAAGGAGGCGACGCTGTCGCGCTCGGCTTTCTTCGAGCGCTTCAGGCGCGCGGTCGGGGTTGCGCCGATGGAATATCTGTTGGCTTGGCGCATGGCGCTGGCCAAGAACCTGCTGCGGCGGTCCGAGGCGGGCGTCGCCGAGATCGCGGAACGCGTCGGCTACGGCTCCGCGAGCACGTTCAGCGTCGCTTTCACCCGCCATGTCGGACGGCCGCCGACGCAATATGCGCGGGAGCAGAAGCCGTCGTGA
- a CDS encoding SDR family oxidoreductase, with the protein MNTILITGCSSGFGLETAKYFLERDWNVVATMRNPREDVLPHSQQLRVLPLDVNDPESIGRAVAAAGPLDALVNNAGFGAASPFEAMPMATIREVFETNAFGTMAVTQAVLPQFRARRAGVVVNVTSSVTIKSIPLIAAYTASKAAVNAFTESMALELAQFGVRARLVLPGRSPSTRFADNARARMQGLDHAAYAELVKGVFASFGESGPVTHAQDVAEAVWRAVTDPSSPMRIPAGADAIEWARDLAKAR; encoded by the coding sequence ATGAACACCATCCTGATCACCGGATGCTCGTCCGGCTTCGGACTTGAGACCGCCAAATACTTCCTCGAACGCGACTGGAACGTTGTCGCCACGATGCGCAATCCGCGCGAGGACGTGCTGCCGCACTCCCAGCAACTGCGTGTGCTGCCGCTCGACGTCAATGATCCCGAGAGCATCGGTCGCGCCGTCGCGGCTGCCGGGCCGCTCGACGCCCTCGTCAACAATGCGGGCTTCGGCGCGGCCTCGCCATTCGAGGCCATGCCGATGGCGACGATCCGCGAGGTCTTCGAGACCAACGCCTTCGGCACCATGGCCGTGACACAGGCGGTGCTGCCGCAGTTCAGGGCGCGCAGGGCCGGCGTCGTCGTCAACGTCACGTCGAGCGTGACGATCAAATCGATCCCGCTGATCGCCGCCTACACCGCGAGCAAGGCGGCGGTGAACGCCTTCACCGAGTCGATGGCGCTTGAGCTCGCGCAGTTCGGCGTGCGCGCGCGGCTGGTGCTGCCGGGCCGTTCACCGTCGACCCGTTTCGCCGACAACGCGCGTGCCCGCATGCAGGGCCTCGACCATGCGGCCTATGCGGAGCTCGTGAAAGGCGTGTTTGCGAGCTTCGGCGAATCGGGACCGGTCACGCATGCACAGGACGTGGCCGAAGCGGTGTGGCGCGCGGTGACCGATCCGTCGAGCCCGATGCGCATCCCCGCAGGCGCCGACGCCATCGAATGGGCCAGAGACTTGGCCAAGGCCCGCTGA
- a CDS encoding SDR family NAD(P)-dependent oxidoreductase codes for MQVKQVALVTGANQGIGLQIAKDLAAHGFAVLVGSRNFARGVTAAGEIGPDAHALQLDVTDQASISAAAGRVGREFGRLDVLIQNAAISNTTKRPDQSVAEYAATTRPSNVSLDEVRAVWETNVFGVLAVYQAMLPLLRKTPGARIVNVSSGAGSLTMNADPASSHRAIFGPVYPASKTALNAMTLAMAIELESTGIKVNAVSPGFTRTNLNGYAGIESVEDGAREAVRVALLGPDGPTGTFTHAKLGTLPW; via the coding sequence ATGCAAGTCAAGCAAGTCGCCCTGGTCACCGGGGCCAACCAGGGGATCGGTCTTCAGATCGCAAAGGATCTTGCTGCCCATGGCTTCGCCGTTCTGGTCGGCTCGCGCAACTTCGCGCGCGGGGTGACCGCGGCGGGCGAGATCGGACCGGATGCCCACGCCCTCCAACTCGACGTCACCGACCAGGCCTCGATATCGGCCGCGGCCGGACGCGTTGGCCGCGAATTTGGCCGCCTCGACGTGCTGATCCAGAACGCCGCGATTTCGAACACGACGAAGCGGCCGGATCAGTCGGTCGCAGAGTACGCAGCGACGACCCGTCCGAGCAACGTGTCGCTCGACGAGGTTCGCGCGGTGTGGGAGACCAACGTGTTCGGCGTCCTCGCCGTCTACCAGGCGATGCTGCCGCTGCTGCGCAAGACGCCCGGCGCACGCATCGTCAATGTATCGAGCGGCGCCGGCTCGCTGACCATGAATGCGGACCCGGCCTCCAGCCACCGCGCGATCTTCGGTCCGGTCTATCCTGCCTCGAAGACTGCGCTCAACGCCATGACGCTTGCGATGGCGATCGAACTGGAATCGACCGGGATCAAGGTCAACGCCGTCTCGCCGGGCTTCACCAGGACGAACCTCAACGGCTATGCAGGCATCGAGAGCGTCGAGGACGGCGCGCGCGAGGCGGTGCGCGTCGCGCTGCTCGGCCCTGACGGTCCGACCGGCACCTTCACGCACGCCAAGTTAGGGACGCTGCCATGGTGA
- a CDS encoding cytochrome-c peroxidase — protein MNGRTLWLLGAGLLCMAGAVAAVETQGLSGVNPSPVQLRRPPVAPLSSMAQLGKLIFYDASLSSSGELSCASCHSPDHAYGPTNDGPVMLGGASLKRQGARAVPSLSYLERQPNFSIGPEKDEDDNVVDLAQMAAIGQQSARAKKVATGTAASAANIVPQGGLFWDGRADTLQDQALFPLLDPNEMDGGSLEVVADKLHRAPYAPRFVELFGVGIFSNKRLLVAEAMFAVARYQVEEESFHPYSSKYDYWLEGKARLSETELRGLQSFNDPEKANCAGCHTSAPTRDGLPPLFTDHQYEALGAPRNAALTGNGDPNHFDLGVCGPQRTDIAEQTQYCGMFLTPTLRNTATRRAFFHNGAFSTLEQVLDFYNFRDTNPEKVFPRSADGKVLKYDDLPEKYHGNVDVSDPPFERHLGEVPAMTPQDEADIIAFLKTLTDGYQVER, from the coding sequence ATGAACGGCCGCACTTTGTGGCTCCTCGGCGCCGGCCTGCTTTGCATGGCCGGCGCCGTCGCAGCAGTCGAGACGCAGGGGCTTTCGGGCGTAAATCCCAGCCCGGTGCAACTCAGGCGTCCGCCGGTTGCCCCGTTGTCCTCCATGGCGCAACTCGGCAAGCTGATTTTTTACGACGCCTCGCTTTCGTCATCCGGCGAACTGTCATGTGCGTCCTGCCACAGCCCGGATCACGCTTACGGCCCGACCAATGACGGACCGGTCATGCTCGGCGGCGCCTCGCTCAAGCGGCAAGGCGCACGTGCCGTTCCGTCGCTGAGCTATCTGGAGCGCCAGCCGAACTTCAGCATCGGGCCCGAGAAGGACGAGGACGACAACGTCGTCGACCTCGCGCAGATGGCGGCGATCGGCCAGCAGAGCGCGCGGGCGAAGAAGGTCGCGACCGGCACCGCCGCCTCCGCCGCCAACATCGTGCCGCAGGGCGGCCTGTTCTGGGACGGGCGCGCCGACACGCTGCAGGACCAGGCGCTCTTTCCGCTGCTCGACCCGAACGAGATGGATGGCGGCAGCCTCGAAGTCGTCGCGGACAAGCTGCACCGTGCACCCTATGCGCCGCGCTTTGTCGAGCTGTTCGGGGTCGGCATCTTCAGCAACAAGCGCCTGCTGGTCGCGGAAGCGATGTTCGCGGTGGCGCGCTATCAGGTGGAAGAGGAGAGCTTCCATCCCTACAGCAGCAAATATGACTACTGGCTGGAGGGCAAAGCGCGCCTGAGCGAGACCGAGCTGCGCGGCCTGCAATCGTTCAACGATCCCGAGAAGGCCAATTGCGCCGGCTGCCACACCTCGGCGCCGACCCGCGACGGCCTGCCGCCGTTGTTCACCGACCATCAATACGAGGCGCTCGGCGCGCCGCGCAATGCAGCGCTCACGGGCAATGGCGATCCGAACCATTTCGATCTCGGCGTCTGCGGCCCGCAGCGCACCGACATTGCAGAGCAGACGCAATATTGCGGCATGTTCCTGACGCCCACCTTGCGCAACACCGCGACCCGCCGCGCCTTCTTCCACAACGGCGCCTTCAGCACGCTCGAACAGGTGCTCGATTTCTACAATTTCCGCGACACGAATCCGGAGAAGGTGTTTCCGCGCTCGGCTGACGGCAAGGTCCTGAAGTACGACGACCTGCCGGAAAAATATCACGGCAATGTCGACGTCAGCGATCCCCCGTTCGAGCGTCACCTCGGCGAGGTGCCGGCGATGACGCCGCAGGACGAAGCCGACATCATCGCCTTCCTGAAGACGCTGACCGATGGCTATCAGGTGGAGCGTTGA
- a CDS encoding phospholipase C, translating to MKAKFLSTVGICLAVAAVAYGAAAQDGWDRDHDHDRDHRHPHDIHTATPIKHLVVIFNENRSFDHYFATYPNAGNPSGSIPFKAKPHTPQVNNLANANLLTNNPNLNPANGTGATNPFRLDRTQANTKSQNHAYTPEQQAYDNGKADLFPEFTGRGTAGGVGAFGTNGQVMGYFDGNTVTAFWNYAQNFAMNDNHYTDTYGPSTPGAIEVVSGQNNGVQNIIGTSSSIADGQGGLSLIGDTDPAYDQCSSTTSTMLMTGKNIGDLLNAEQISWGGFMGGFDLTLKNTNGTSGCARSTFSSNVAGTIVDYIPHHAWFQYYKSTANPTHARPSSVDAIGHTYVANGKTVDPANHDYDLEDFYAAVKAGHLPAVSYIKMPAFQDAHAGNSDPLDEQVGTVELINFLMKQPEWRETAVIITYDDSDGWYDHAYAVPTTASYDSTADQVNGPGKCGLGAAKQPQPNGLGGKPVNGRCGPGTRVPFIVVSPFAKKNFVSHVRISQASVVRFIEDNWLHGQRLGGGSFDEKVESIADMFDFDHGHDHDRQQDTLFLDPTAGTVIVSPPDDHHHH from the coding sequence GTGAAAGCCAAATTTCTTTCGACGGTCGGAATCTGTCTGGCCGTTGCTGCGGTCGCATACGGCGCTGCCGCGCAGGACGGCTGGGATCGTGATCACGATCACGACCGGGATCATCGTCATCCGCACGACATCCACACCGCGACGCCGATCAAGCATCTAGTCGTCATCTTCAACGAGAACCGCTCGTTCGACCACTATTTCGCGACCTATCCGAACGCCGGCAATCCGTCGGGCTCGATTCCCTTCAAGGCCAAGCCGCATACGCCGCAGGTCAACAACCTCGCCAACGCCAATCTGTTGACGAACAATCCGAACCTCAACCCGGCCAACGGCACCGGCGCGACCAATCCGTTCCGCCTCGATCGCACGCAGGCCAACACCAAGTCGCAGAACCACGCCTACACGCCCGAGCAGCAGGCCTATGACAACGGCAAGGCCGACCTGTTTCCGGAATTCACCGGCCGCGGCACTGCCGGCGGCGTCGGCGCGTTCGGCACCAACGGCCAGGTGATGGGCTATTTCGACGGCAACACCGTCACCGCATTCTGGAATTACGCCCAGAACTTCGCCATGAACGACAATCACTATACCGACACCTACGGGCCGTCGACGCCAGGCGCGATCGAGGTGGTCTCGGGCCAGAACAATGGCGTGCAGAACATCATCGGCACCTCGTCGTCGATCGCCGACGGCCAGGGCGGCTTGTCGCTGATCGGCGACACCGATCCGGCCTACGACCAGTGCTCGAGCACGACCAGCACGATGCTGATGACCGGCAAGAACATCGGCGACCTGCTCAACGCCGAACAGATCAGCTGGGGCGGCTTCATGGGCGGCTTCGATCTTACCCTCAAGAACACCAACGGCACCTCCGGCTGCGCACGCAGCACGTTCTCGAGCAACGTCGCCGGCACGATCGTGGACTACATTCCGCACCACGCCTGGTTCCAGTACTACAAGTCGACCGCCAACCCGACCCACGCACGTCCGAGTTCGGTCGATGCGATCGGTCATACCTACGTCGCCAATGGCAAGACGGTCGATCCGGCCAACCACGACTACGACCTCGAAGATTTCTACGCCGCGGTCAAAGCCGGCCATCTTCCGGCCGTCTCCTACATCAAGATGCCCGCCTTCCAGGATGCGCATGCCGGCAATTCCGATCCGCTCGACGAGCAGGTGGGCACTGTCGAGTTGATCAACTTCCTGATGAAGCAGCCGGAATGGCGTGAGACCGCCGTCATCATCACCTATGACGACTCCGACGGCTGGTACGACCACGCCTACGCCGTACCGACCACCGCGTCGTATGATTCGACCGCCGATCAGGTCAACGGTCCCGGCAAGTGCGGCCTCGGTGCCGCCAAGCAGCCGCAGCCCAATGGCCTGGGCGGCAAGCCGGTGAACGGCCGCTGCGGTCCAGGCACCCGCGTGCCCTTCATCGTGGTCTCGCCGTTCGCCAAGAAGAACTTTGTCAGCCACGTCAGGATTTCGCAGGCCTCCGTGGTGCGCTTCATCGAGGACAACTGGCTGCACGGCCAGCGCCTCGGTGGCGGTTCGTTCGACGAGAAGGTCGAATCGATTGCCGATATGTTCGACTTCGATCACGGCCACGATCACGACCGTCAGCAGGATACGCTGTTCCTCGATCCGACCGCGGGCACGGTCATCGTCAGCCCGCCGGATGATCACCATCATCACTAG